GCGCAACCGTCGGCGGTTCAACCGCGCGCGCGACGGCAGACAGAATCAACCCTTGGGAATGGCTGCTGAGCCCGCGACTCTCGTTCATGGCGCGTGTTGCGGACAGCACGCGTCCCCTAAGGCGCAGTACTTCGTCGATCAGGCTCTCGACCAGCCCCCCGGCCGGTGTATGGACTTTTTTCTTCATGCGCGAAACGTGCCATTTCAACCCGGTGTTGTCAACTTCTCGCCGGATCGACGAGCACGCAATCACCCCAATAACTGTTATATTGTCAGTTATACAAAGGCATGTCTCCATGAGATTTGCGGCCGTAGCCTGCATGCGGCCAGACCTCGCCGATAACCATCTCGGTTATGCGTCAACCCAACATCCTTTCCGCATCGGCGATCGCCAACCGTCGTCGATGTCGCCATGGCCCATTCTGGATTTCTCTATGGACAATGTGATTCGCAAGACAACCTTTCTCGGCGGTACCCACAATCGCCTCACGGCAGACGTCGGCGGCAATCCTGCGTCCGCCCCTGTCTTGCTGCTGCATGGCGGGGGGCAAACGCGGCATTCCTGGCGCCAAACCCAACTCGAACTTATCGCCGCCGGCTTTTTTGTCGTCTCTCTCGATGCGCGCGGTCACGGTGATTCGGAGTGGATCGCCAACGCCGACTATTCTTCCGACGCTCAGATACAGGACATCATCGCCGTGGCGAAAGCCATCGGCAGGCCTCCGGCGCTGGTGGGTGCATCCATGGGCGGGATGAACGCGCTAATGGCCTGCGGCGAGCACCCTGGAATCGCCAGCGCCCTGGTATTGGTCGATGTCACACCGCGATTGGAGATGGGCGGCGTCGATCGGATTCGCGCGTTCATGCACGCCAATCTCGACGGCTTCTCCACGCTTGACGACGCCGCCGACGCTGTCGCTGCCTATAACCCTGCCCGTCCGCGCCCCAGGAATCCCGACGGGCTTCGCAAGAACCTTCGGCAGCATCAGGATGGCCGCTGGTACTGGCATTGGGATCCGAGAATCTTTGCTGACGACCCACGCACGAAACTTCATGGGCTGGCGCAGCGCATGCTGACTGCCGCCGAACGGCTCCGGCTACCCGCACTTCTGGTGCGAGGGGGCGAGAGCGACGTCGTAGGACAAGAGGGCGTTGACGAACTACGAGCCCACATTCCTCACCTTGAGTACGCGGATATTGCCGGCGCCGGGCATATGATCGCCGGCGATCGCAACGACGCCTTCACCAACACCGTCGTCGGATTTCTGGGTCGGCATCTGCTGCCGGTCCGACGCGACGCCATGCTACAGCCGAACGCCCGATGACACGTTTCGCCGGCTAATAAAAAATGCCCCCGAAGGTCACTTCGGGGGCAAAGAGACGGTGCCGGATTTGACCCCGGCAACGATGAGCCCGTCAGAATGTGGTCTTGAACGTCAGGGCAACCCAGTCATGTTGCGACTGCACCGCGTTGCTACCGTTCGTCGTCGTGACAACGCCCGTGATCGGATTCACGTTGTAGCGAGCGCGCGCGCTCACATACTTCACACCTAATTCATACTTCGAATACAACAGTCCAGTCACACCGATGGACCATGAGATCGAGCCCTGATTGCCACCGCCCAGTGCCGGACCATTGCCCGCGATCTGGTAGGCCAGCGACATCGGCATCGAAATATCCCAGCCCGCGATGGCTTGTGGCCACTGCGGCGTGAAGCCGATATTGATCCCCCACGCGTCCTTGGTTGAGCAACCGTCGTTCTTGGTTTGCCCGGCCGGACATCCGTAGCCAACGCCGTTGTACAAATTCGGATTGGTGGTGACGGCAAGCAGGCGGCTGTAGTTGATTTCCCCCTGCAACGTACCGCCAGCCCATAGCGGCGAGCGCGGCAGCAAGTAGACCGCGTTAATCACGGCATGCAACGTGTTGCCTCGTGGCCCTTCCGCCTCCGCATAGCTCGCCGAGCTGCCGTTTGTGGGACGCACCACATACCCCCCGACGGCGTTAAGCGCGGTATTGCGACGGAACGACATTTCCGTACCGACACTAACCGTCGAGATGTTGCGAGTAAAACTCACCCCGTATAGCTCGGTGCCCCGCGCAAAGTTATAGCGAAGCGACGAGCCCGCAGGCGTGACCTGCGTAAATCCCCATGGAAGTTTTTCGTCAAACTTGCGGAAATAGAGCCCGACTGTGCCCCCCAGCTCAGCCGGGCTCCACCGCGCATTGACACCAAAATCCCCATGGTTCTTCGGGGTGAGATCTGGACCGTTAGGCAAACCCGGGGCCGCATAATCCGACCGCGCAGCGTCGCCTGACGCGAAATAGGTGCCGCCCGGCACAATCCGATAAGGTGCCCAGGCAAACGCATACTGCCCGGCAACGGAGAAGGTATCCGTCAACTGCATCTGGGCCGACAACTGATTACGGGGCAAGTACAGTTCCTTGGCCTCGGCCCCCGGGCTGGTGGCAGCCTTGATGGTGTCCACCGCCCCTTGCGCGTAGGCAATACTGTTGCTAACGGAGTAAAGCGACTCCCCCCAATACACATTGTGCTGACCGAGCTTGACGCTCAGCGATGTTTGCCCCAACTCGAAGGTGCCGAATACAAACGCATCGAGCAGTTCTCCCGAAGGGCCAACGATGTAACGTCGGGCATAGCTGTTGTACGCCCCGTTCGCGTAGTTGCTCGACGAAATCGCAGGATTTCGCACGGAGTTGGTACCGTATGCCATCTCGTTCCAGGCGGCGCCACTCACGCGAAAGCCGTATTTCCCCTGATAAATGAAATCGAGTTCCGACAAGAGGTCGACCCGATTGATAATCATGTCACCGGATTTGAAACGTCCCTCCGTTTCATCGTAGCCAGGGCTTCTATAGAACGCCGGACTGATCGGGTTCACCCGCCACGCGCCCGTGTAACGGACCGTGTTGTCCCAGCGCAAATCAATGTCGGGATTGCCCACATCGATCGACATGCCCTGACTCGCGCCGGACACGCCAAGCAGTACCGTCGCCAAGGCGATGGACATTCTGTTTCGTGGGAAACGGACTCGTATATTTCTTTTCATACCGCTCGCTCTCCTCCTGTTGGCACACCCGCCACCGAAGTCGTATTGCCGAGGGTCTCCAACCTCGGCCGCTCCGTGCGGCTCAATTACTGACGTTTCATCAGTTTTCAGAAGTAGGCCACGGATACCCTGTCATCGTCAAGGAATAACAGATAGATCGTCAGCTTTTAGCCATAGGGAATCCCCCCATTTATTCGCGCGCGACATTGCTGCAAATAAATGATGTATCATCAGTTTTGTATTGATGTAATGCCCTCCCTGCCAGTCGCGATTCCGCGACAACTACCTGCCCTTATCCGGATGTGTCAAAATAAAAAGATATCTCCGCGGATTCGCTTGATGGAAAGCGACATCGCGTATGTGGACCACATGAAAATCACGGACATGCACATGAGCATCGTCGTCAATCAGAACAAGCAGGGACAGAAGCTAGGCCGCAAGGGCCAGGAAACGCGTGCACGGCTGATGGAAGCCGCACGCAGGTTGCTCGATACCCATTCGCCGGTCGAGCTGACGGCCGTCGCGATTGCGGCCGAAGCCGGCACGTCGCCGGCGAGCTTTTATATGTATTTCGACGACACCAAGGATTTGCTGTTCGCGCTGAGCGAAGTCGCCGGTCAGGACATGGCGAAGATCCATGCGATCTTTGACGAGCCTTGGGCCATCGACAACCTCTACCATCGGGCGATGGATGTCATCGAAGCGCTGAACGCGGTATGGGACAAGCACCGGCCCGTCTTGCGCTACCGAAACCTCGAGGCCACGCGCGGCGACCCGCGCTTTGCCGAGCTTCGACTCAATACCTTCATCCCCTTCATCCAGCGCTTTGCGCAATGCATCCTTGCGGTCAATCCCGCGCAGGGCACACGCCGGCGTGCGGACGCCTACGCTGAAGCCTCCATCATCCAGGGGGCCATGGAACATATGGCCGCGACTGACCCGGAAGTCATGGAGCGAGGCCTGGGTATCAAGCGAATTAACGACAATATGGCGCGGATCATCACGCTGGTAATGACCGGTGGTCAGCCCCCGGGCGATGCCCTGCTCGACGCCGCCACCGCCGCGTCTGCCAAGGCCGCACAAGCCGCGGAAACTGCGAAGAAGAAGCCGCGGGCCTCGGCACGCAAACCCGCAGCGCCAGCGCAACAGGGGGCCGTTGCGGCCAAGAAGCCGGCGAAAGCAGCTCCTAAGCGCGTCCTCAAGTCCGCGGGTGCTCAAGCGGAACTGAAGCTGAATCCTCCGCCGGCAACCAAAGCACCTCGCAAGACCCCCAAACGAACAGCCGCCCGTTAAGCGCTAGCCGGCAACGCCTGTCGCCGGCAGCAGGGATCGCAGATCGCTCTGCGTGCCAGTAGCGGCTGCGAGCCACTGCGATTAGCCAACCACGATTCGCTCGCGTTCCGCCAATTGCTCCAGATGATAATGAGAGCTGCCGAGAAGATTTTCGAAGGTGGTGATCCGCTTGAAATGATGACCGACGACGTACTCGTCGGTCACGCCGATTCCTCCGTGCAATTGAATGGCCTGCGCGCAGACAAACCGGGTGCTGCGGCCCACGTGAACTTTGGCTGCCCTGAGCGCTGCCTCACGCGCCTGCCGTTCCTGAGGCATCGCGGCCAGCGCCTGAAACACCATGCAGCGCGCCAGCTCCAACTCAATCAGCATTTCGCTCATGCGGTGCTGCAGTGACTGGAATGTGCTGAGCGTCACGCCAAATTGCTTGCGCACCTTCAGGTAGTCACGGGTGATCCAAAGGGCACGGTCTGCCACGCCCACCGCCTCGGCGCACGCCGCCAATAATGCATGGTCTGCGCCGATCTGCAACGCATCGGCCGCGCCGCCCACGGGTCCGAGCAATTGCGCCCGGTCGAGCACGACGTCATGCAACGAAATGTCGGCACACCATCGGTTATCGATCATGCGGACATCCCGAATCACCAGGCCGGGCGTATCACGCTTGATGACAAACAGCGAAATGCCCTGCGCATCCGACACCTCGGACGCCGTGCGTGCCGAGACGAGGAAGCAATCGGCCACATTGCCGCCCACGACTGCGGATTTGTTGCCATTGATCCGCCAGCGCTCGCCCTCGATCGAACTCGCCGTGGTTTCCACCCATGACAGATTCCCGCGCGCCTGCGCTTCCCCATGCGCAACCACCGGTCGCGCGGCCCCAACAACGAGTTGCTCC
This window of the Pandoraea fibrosis genome carries:
- a CDS encoding alpha/beta fold hydrolase is translated as MRPDLADNHLGYASTQHPFRIGDRQPSSMSPWPILDFSMDNVIRKTTFLGGTHNRLTADVGGNPASAPVLLLHGGGQTRHSWRQTQLELIAAGFFVVSLDARGHGDSEWIANADYSSDAQIQDIIAVAKAIGRPPALVGASMGGMNALMACGEHPGIASALVLVDVTPRLEMGGVDRIRAFMHANLDGFSTLDDAADAVAAYNPARPRPRNPDGLRKNLRQHQDGRWYWHWDPRIFADDPRTKLHGLAQRMLTAAERLRLPALLVRGGESDVVGQEGVDELRAHIPHLEYADIAGAGHMIAGDRNDAFTNTVVGFLGRHLLPVRRDAMLQPNAR
- a CDS encoding DUF1302 domain-containing protein; the encoded protein is MSIALATVLLGVSGASQGMSIDVGNPDIDLRWDNTVRYTGAWRVNPISPAFYRSPGYDETEGRFKSGDMIINRVDLLSELDFIYQGKYGFRVSGAAWNEMAYGTNSVRNPAISSSNYANGAYNSYARRYIVGPSGELLDAFVFGTFELGQTSLSVKLGQHNVYWGESLYSVSNSIAYAQGAVDTIKAATSPGAEAKELYLPRNQLSAQMQLTDTFSVAGQYAFAWAPYRIVPGGTYFASGDAARSDYAAPGLPNGPDLTPKNHGDFGVNARWSPAELGGTVGLYFRKFDEKLPWGFTQVTPAGSSLRYNFARGTELYGVSFTRNISTVSVGTEMSFRRNTALNAVGGYVVRPTNGSSASYAEAEGPRGNTLHAVINAVYLLPRSPLWAGGTLQGEINYSRLLAVTTNPNLYNGVGYGCPAGQTKNDGCSTKDAWGINIGFTPQWPQAIAGWDISMPMSLAYQIAGNGPALGGGNQGSISWSIGVTGLLYSKYELGVKYVSARARYNVNPITGVVTTTNGSNAVQSQHDWVALTFKTTF
- a CDS encoding TetR/AcrR family transcriptional regulator; translated protein: MESDIAYVDHMKITDMHMSIVVNQNKQGQKLGRKGQETRARLMEAARRLLDTHSPVELTAVAIAAEAGTSPASFYMYFDDTKDLLFALSEVAGQDMAKIHAIFDEPWAIDNLYHRAMDVIEALNAVWDKHRPVLRYRNLEATRGDPRFAELRLNTFIPFIQRFAQCILAVNPAQGTRRRADAYAEASIIQGAMEHMAATDPEVMERGLGIKRINDNMARIITLVMTGGQPPGDALLDAATAASAKAAQAAETAKKKPRASARKPAAPAQQGAVAAKKPAKAAPKRVLKSAGAQAELKLNPPPATKAPRKTPKRTAAR
- a CDS encoding acyl-CoA dehydrogenase family protein, which codes for MAVRTKCSARLLRVHSWNCEPMDFHLNEEQQMLKDSVRRYLADHCGFEKRHELVARGSFDAERWATMAELGWLGMALPESHGGLGGNEIDTAILMEAMGEVLFVEPFWAIAVLAGQTLAALGDDAQAKALVEQLVVGAARPVVAHGEAQARGNLSWVETTASSIEGERWRINGNKSAVVGGNVADCFLVSARTASEVSDAQGISLFVIKRDTPGLVIRDVRMIDNRWCADISLHDVVLDRAQLLGPVGGAADALQIGADHALLAACAEAVGVADRALWITRDYLKVRKQFGVTLSTFQSLQHRMSEMLIELELARCMVFQALAAMPQERQAREAALRAAKVHVGRSTRFVCAQAIQLHGGIGVTDEYVVGHHFKRITTFENLLGSSHYHLEQLAERERIVVG